A genomic segment from Daphnia carinata strain CSIRO-1 chromosome 1, CSIRO_AGI_Dcar_HiC_V3, whole genome shotgun sequence encodes:
- the LOC130691330 gene encoding F-box only protein 21-like isoform X1: MSLNQLPEEILIRHILSYAEITIFDLQSLMFSCHTLYRFIRNSNELWRLKFSTRWPQIPIQCQERNERIWYERVALAIKAAKEVNNTLQEMSFQCYPLNQSPLSAADKLITGQHPIPECVQHELELMASTINENLTTQYYARDVLTKVKSRVIEHKLQDLMARPESQKSLVEGAALISQWFELGMLKQTSRSDIRRAIDDLTERVKKLTISTVCDAKFSFPTAEACDSLEKAKEILDVIHLVMFREIGFKLSPIYGLSLDHYCSIAEVLETKRGCHMLITIIFQEVARKLGVPLQIVIYGERSFHGERNLLLRWSKYPGEVDADRIYYIDVCAEIYESLKPCHCYQAAMGQPASSAQQVFQQMMSTMLEQLRNHWGSFLNFTGKGRDNDSRLLIRLAIIISPQERNLVLEYANLCLALNLQMDDAAQLLQSVGLQGHQMIKKCTEKVWRQQILIIAAKFVCNRPPTLKYAVGLIMEFKSMPVFYTNHSQPCVIVSWSPNFQKAGQWKTVRRRKAKSVQHQAYYHILIKNAPSGFIGLNVAEETLELHHDPDLAHEQLGSDFIGNGYFERFDGRRYVPNAELIARFPEDEKVVIDLIAQ; this comes from the exons ATGAGTCTCAATCAATTACCCGAAGAAATTTTAATACGCCACATACTTTCATATGCAGAAATTACTATTTTCGATTTGCAGAGTTTGATGTTTTCCTGCCATACTTTATATCGTTTTATTCGAAATTCGAACGAGTTGTGGAGACTGAAGTTCAGTACAAG ATGGCCTCAAATTCCAATTCAATGCCAAGAGAGAAATGAAAGGATTTGGTATGAAAGGGTAGCTCTTGCAATAAAAGCAGCCAAAGAAGTTAACAACACACTGCAAGAAATGTCTTTTCAGTGTTACCCTTTAAACCAGAGTCCTTTGAGTGCAGCAGATAAGTTGATTACGGGTCAACATCCCATTCCTGAATGTGTCCAACATGAACTTGAGCTTATGGCTAGTACCAT CAATGAAAATTTGACAACACAATACTATGCCAGGGATGTCTTAACCAAAGTCAAAAGCCGTGTGATAGAACATAAATTACAAGATTTGATGGCACGACCGGAATCCCAGAAATCCCTAGTAGAAGGTGCTGCACTGATTTCCCAGTGGTTTGAGCTGGGCATGCTTAAACAAACCAGTCGAAGTGACATAAGACGAGCCATTGATGACCTCACCGAAAGAGTAAAGAAGCTTACCATTTCTACGGTGTGTGAtgcaaaattttcatttccaacCGCCGAAGCATGTGATTCATTggaaaaagccaaagaaatCCTCGACGTGATTCATCTGGTTATGTTTCGTGAAATAGGCTTTAAACTATCTCCTATTTACGGGTTGTCTCTCGATCATTATTGCTCCATCGCAGAG GTGCTTGAAACGAAGCGTGGCTGTCATATGCTTATAACAATAATCTTCCAGGAAGTTGCCAGGAAACTTGGTGTTCCATTACAAATTGTAATTTATGGAGAACGTTCATTTCACGGAGAAAGGAATTTACTTCTACGATGGAGCAAATATCCAGG GGAAGTGGATGCAGACAGAATCTACTACATTGACGTTTGTGCCGAAATATACGAGTCTTTAAAGCCGTGCCATTGTTATCAAGCCGCCATGGGTCAACCAGCTTCCTCAGCTCAGCAAGTGTTTCAGCAAATGATGAGCACAATGTTAGAACAATTGCGGAATCATTGGGGATCGTTTCTCAACTTTACTGGCAAAGGAAGAGACAACGATAGTAGACTCCTCATTCGACttgctattattatttcacCTCAAGAAAGGAATTTAGTCCTAGAATATGCAAACCTCTGCTTAGCTTTAAACCTCCAGATGGACGACGCAGCTCAACTCCTTCAG tctGTGGGGCTTCAGGGTCATCAGATGATTAAGAAGTGCACGGAAAAGGTGTGGAGACAACAAATATTAATCATTGCGGCG AAATTTGTTTGTAACCGGCCTCCAACATTAAAATATGCAGTCGGCCTCATCATGGAATTTAAATCAATGCCCGTATTTTACACCAACCACAGCCAACCTTGCGTCATTGTTTCGTGGAGCCCAAATTTCCAAAAAGCCGGTCAATGGAAGACTGTTAGAAGAAGGAAGGCGAAGAGCGTTCAGCATCAGGCATACTACCacattttgataaaaaatgCCCCCAGTGGTTTTATCGGATTAAACGTTGCTGAAG AAACTTTGGAGCTTCATCATGATCCCGATCTCGCTCACGAGCAGCTGGGATCTGATTTCATAGGCAACGGATACTTTGAACGATTCGACGGCCGCAGGTACGTCCCTAACGCGGAATTGATAGCGAGATTTCCTGAGGATGAGAAAGTTGTTATAGATTTAATTGCGCAATGA
- the LOC130691330 gene encoding F-box only protein 21-like isoform X2: MSLNQLPEEILIRHILSYAEITIFDLQSLMFSCHTLYRFIRNSNELWRLKFSTRWPQIPIQCQERNERIWYERVALAIKAAKEVNNTLQEMSFQCYPLNQSPLSAADKLITGQHPIPECVQHELELMASTINENLTTQYYARDVLTKVKSRVIEHKLQDLMARPESQKSLVEGAALISQWFELGMLKQTSRSDIRRAIDDLTERVKKLTISTVCDAKFSFPTAEACDSLEKAKEILDVIHLVMFREIGFKLSPIYGLSLDHYCSIAEVLETKRGCHMLITIIFQEVARKLGVPLQIVIYGERSFHGERNLLLRWSKYPGEVDADRIYYIDVCAEIYESLKPCHCYQAAMGQPASSAQQVFQQMMSTMLEQLRNHWGSFLNFTGKGRDNDSRLLIRLAIIISPQERNLVLEYANLCLALNLQMDDAAQLLQSVGLQGHQMIKKCTEKVWRQQILIIAAKFVCNRPPTLKYAVGLIMEFKSMPVFYTNHSQPCVIVSWSPNFQKAGQWKTVRRRKAKSVQHQAYYHILIKNAPSGFIGLNVAEETLELHHDPDLAHEQLGSDFIGNGYFERFDGRSSYNRLCNK, from the exons ATGAGTCTCAATCAATTACCCGAAGAAATTTTAATACGCCACATACTTTCATATGCAGAAATTACTATTTTCGATTTGCAGAGTTTGATGTTTTCCTGCCATACTTTATATCGTTTTATTCGAAATTCGAACGAGTTGTGGAGACTGAAGTTCAGTACAAG ATGGCCTCAAATTCCAATTCAATGCCAAGAGAGAAATGAAAGGATTTGGTATGAAAGGGTAGCTCTTGCAATAAAAGCAGCCAAAGAAGTTAACAACACACTGCAAGAAATGTCTTTTCAGTGTTACCCTTTAAACCAGAGTCCTTTGAGTGCAGCAGATAAGTTGATTACGGGTCAACATCCCATTCCTGAATGTGTCCAACATGAACTTGAGCTTATGGCTAGTACCAT CAATGAAAATTTGACAACACAATACTATGCCAGGGATGTCTTAACCAAAGTCAAAAGCCGTGTGATAGAACATAAATTACAAGATTTGATGGCACGACCGGAATCCCAGAAATCCCTAGTAGAAGGTGCTGCACTGATTTCCCAGTGGTTTGAGCTGGGCATGCTTAAACAAACCAGTCGAAGTGACATAAGACGAGCCATTGATGACCTCACCGAAAGAGTAAAGAAGCTTACCATTTCTACGGTGTGTGAtgcaaaattttcatttccaacCGCCGAAGCATGTGATTCATTggaaaaagccaaagaaatCCTCGACGTGATTCATCTGGTTATGTTTCGTGAAATAGGCTTTAAACTATCTCCTATTTACGGGTTGTCTCTCGATCATTATTGCTCCATCGCAGAG GTGCTTGAAACGAAGCGTGGCTGTCATATGCTTATAACAATAATCTTCCAGGAAGTTGCCAGGAAACTTGGTGTTCCATTACAAATTGTAATTTATGGAGAACGTTCATTTCACGGAGAAAGGAATTTACTTCTACGATGGAGCAAATATCCAGG GGAAGTGGATGCAGACAGAATCTACTACATTGACGTTTGTGCCGAAATATACGAGTCTTTAAAGCCGTGCCATTGTTATCAAGCCGCCATGGGTCAACCAGCTTCCTCAGCTCAGCAAGTGTTTCAGCAAATGATGAGCACAATGTTAGAACAATTGCGGAATCATTGGGGATCGTTTCTCAACTTTACTGGCAAAGGAAGAGACAACGATAGTAGACTCCTCATTCGACttgctattattatttcacCTCAAGAAAGGAATTTAGTCCTAGAATATGCAAACCTCTGCTTAGCTTTAAACCTCCAGATGGACGACGCAGCTCAACTCCTTCAG tctGTGGGGCTTCAGGGTCATCAGATGATTAAGAAGTGCACGGAAAAGGTGTGGAGACAACAAATATTAATCATTGCGGCG AAATTTGTTTGTAACCGGCCTCCAACATTAAAATATGCAGTCGGCCTCATCATGGAATTTAAATCAATGCCCGTATTTTACACCAACCACAGCCAACCTTGCGTCATTGTTTCGTGGAGCCCAAATTTCCAAAAAGCCGGTCAATGGAAGACTGTTAGAAGAAGGAAGGCGAAGAGCGTTCAGCATCAGGCATACTACCacattttgataaaaaatgCCCCCAGTGGTTTTATCGGATTAAACGTTGCTGAAG AAACTTTGGAGCTTCATCATGATCCCGATCTCGCTCACGAGCAGCTGGGATCTGATTTCATAGGCAACGGATACTTTGAACGATTCGACGGCCGCAG CTCTTACAATCGGCTATGCAACAAATAG